The Vigna angularis cultivar LongXiaoDou No.4 chromosome 9, ASM1680809v1, whole genome shotgun sequence DNA window ACATCCCTCCTGAAGGATCGAAAAAGAGAATTTGAAGGAAATCCTGATTTCTCTAATAAAGATGTGGGGGCATCTCAATCACAAATGATTACTGATATAAAATCTGGTCTTGTACCTCCAGTAAACCAAGTGGAATTGCCACTTGAAGTCACCAATCCCTCAAATGCGGGTGCTCATCCACATATGCTGTCTCAGGTTTGTCCTTACGTTCTTTTGGTGTATGGTgatcatttatttttgttgatttatAACTATTTCTTTGAATATTTCTGGGTTGATAGTATGCTGGCCCTCTTCATATGTCCTCGGGTGCATTGATGGAAGATGAAAAGGTAACACCTTTGGGATTGTCCGATCAACTTCCCTCTGCTCAAGGACTGTTACAAGCAACTCCTGCCCCAACACCGTTTTCTCTTGGCCAGGTTTGGAACCAAAATCTTGTTTCCCTTCTTTGCTGGATTATTTATAGATTAATAGCATGTTATTTTTAAGCATCACTGGTTGTTGCTTCTTGTGGTTACAGATGCAACCACAGATACCTAATATTGGGACTCATGTTATTATTAATCAAAAGCTCAGTGGTTTTGGTTTGCAAATGCATTTTCAGAGGTATGGTGATATCTTATGTTGTTCATTTTGTTTGAATCTATGTATGACTTggatactattttttattacagAGCGGTACCCATTGCAATGGATAGAGCTATCAAAGAGATAGTGACTAGTATTGTGCAGCGTAGTGTTTCCATAGCAACACAAACTACAAAGGAGCTTGTTTTAAAGGTTTACATATTTGTGATGCCTTGCTTCTAACTGCTTGATTTTTGAAATCCCATTTGTTGTAATTCTGAATTTAATTGCATTGGATATATATCTAAGATGTTTTGGTTTAGAACGTCAcctttttaattgtttaatatctttttaactgttgattaaatttgtatagaaacatattttgtaaattttttgcTTGAATTTAATGTGTCAATCATTTGCAGGATTATGCCATGGAATCTGATGAGACACGCATATTAAATGCAGCACACTTAATGGTTGCTAGTCTTGCTGGGAGTTTGGCTCATGTTACTTGCAAGGTAATGCCCTTAAATATGATATCTATTCTGATGCTTATAATTTTATGGTTATAtgccttttgttttattttcttctgcCTAATGCATTTCGATTTGTAGGAGCCATTACGGGCATCAATCTCCGGTCAACTGAGGACTTCACTTCAGAACCTAAATATTGCCAATGAAATTTTGGAACAGGCTGTGCAACTTGTAACCAACGATAATCTTGATCTAGGTTGTGCTGTCATTGAACAGGCTGCTACTGATAAGGTTAGCTGCTAAACGTCTGTGGTTGTAGTGATTTGTGGCAATGGGgaaaaaatttcatttgttgCTTCTTTTATTTggtaatataataattaattttagagaaCATACACTATATTGCTAGATATGGATATGTGAACCACCAATTGGTCACCTCTGTTAAATTATCGGGTTTGTAAGATGAGTATTTATCAAAGTGTGACCTTCCTGGTATGTAATTGTTTGATTACTGTGTGAAATGCTTCTTGCGTTATAATTGACTGATGAAACATAAAGGGGATGTAGTAAAAGTACCTGCGTAGGTCACAATTTATATTGGCCTTTTCTTGTTTagttaacaaaagaaaatttcaaggCTGCAGAAGTATGAGGGTGAAGAATAAGCAAAAAGAGTTGGAGTGTAAAATGTACattgtgtaggttttaagttttatatatatatatatatatatatatatatatggtattGCTGTCGGGGCCTATGtagattttttaaatcttttactgaaggaaaaataatatttcatggtataattcatttataatctgataatagattttattattaCCTGTTACTGATTTTACATATTGGTTTAGGTGCAACCTTAGTTTTTatcaatgattttttaaatcagtaaaatattgtttaatactGGTGGCTACAACTGCCCTTTCTCCTCTGACTTTGCATTTACACAGAAATCGAATTTAACTGGTTTGTTGTCTGTGATGCTATCTTATAGGCTATAAGCACTATTGACACAGAGATTGGTCAACAACTCTCTTTGAGAAGGAAGCATAGAGAGGGTATGGGTTCTACATTTTTTGATGCAAATTTGTATCCACAAGGTTCAATGGGTGGTGTTCCAGAGCCTCTTCGCCCCAAGCCTGGCCAGTTGTCACTGTCACAACAGCGTGTCTATGAGGTATGCATTTGGCTTTATTCAATGTGTGCTGGGATTTGTGGAGATTTACACCATGGAGTTTAATTTATGTTCATTTATATTAGGACTTTGTTCGGCTTCCTTGGCAAAACCAGTCTAGCCAGAGCTCACATTCTATGTCTGCTGGTGTCGCTGCTCAATCTGGCAATACTGGTCTTCCTAGCACCAATGGTTCTGTATCTGGTCAGGTTAACCCTGGGTACCCCGTGAGCACAGGATATGAAGGAGTATCTCGACCATTAGAAGATATAACAGAGTCTAATTTGGCTCCACATTTTAGGTCccctctttttattttttatggttgGTTTTCCATCTTTATTATCTATAAATCCAAATTTATTCAGAATCTGCATTTAATGTTTCAGTGCTTCCTCAATTCACATTAGAGCATCTGATAGTGTTTCACAGCATAGTTTGGAGAAAGAGTCTGTTGCTTCATTTCCTTCAGCAGCTTCCACCCCTGAATTGCATGCAGTGGATTCGTCTGATGTGAAAGTgagatttttaaataaaaatcattgttTCTTCTAACATGTCATGATTAGAGTctaaatgtttttgaaatttatggCCAGGAATCCGGAACTTCACAGTCACTAGTTACATCAGGTGCTATGGAGCGCCTTGGAAGTAGTTTCTTAGAGCCTTCTCTCACTACAAGAGACGCCCTAGATAAATACCAAATTGTCGCACAGAAGGTTGTTATTAATCTTTATAGATTATTGTGATATTAGATTCTTTGTGTATCCCATTATAGAAAGGTTAATATAGCCAATATATTTCATTTGCGTATAACTGTAAAAATGAGTGAGAATATTGTTCTGTTTCATGGAGTGTGTTTCATTCATTTCTACCAGGcttttgttatttaatgattATGAAGTTTGACCACTTGTCATATACATCATGCTCTTTTCCTAAGCATGCCAATTAGAGAAGTTTCTTAACATATTCTGTGTGTATGTTGCTGTTGTGATGGAAGACTGGTCCTAGGTAACTAGGTTTTTTAAGTTATTGGTGAATTGATGCAATTTATAGATCATTTTGGCAATGTCTTCAAATCATTTCTTTCATATTCTGTTGTCTTTTTATGATTAAATGCAAATGTAACGGACGGTGGAAATTAAGGTGGCCTGTTTGCTTATGCCCTTGAGGTTTGTCTTGTTAGGTTAACCTTTTAGGATAGTTGATATTGTAAATTTAACTTATGGTTGGTAAGGATATAGCATGTGTTTAGAAAGGAATAGGTTTTGCTGCATGgtatacttttaaaaatgataCCTCTGCATCAATGGAATCTGCTTAtgttattctttcattttttggttttattttcattcatctCTGATAAAGCTACAAATTTTCATACCGTAGTGtggtaaaataatttttgaagcAGGACCATCAATTGAGTCATGGGTTGTtggttaaattaattaattatttgatgcAATATTTGTTTCAGATGTTTATTGACTGTCTTTATGTCATTGGTTTCAGTTGGAAGCTATGGTCAGCACTGATTCCAGGGATGTAGAAATCCAGGTATTTTACTGTGGTTCATATTCAAGTTATACAGTCTGTACTGTTATGCCTAAGATGAATTACTATTactggtgtttttttttttaccttgataattttttttttcacatgtttTAATCTGTCTTAGGGTGTCATCTCTGAGGTTCCTGAGATCATACTTAGATGTGTTAGTCGAGATGAGGCAGCTTTAGCTGTGGCTCAAAAGGTGTGCTTCCCCCTACTGAGAATTTCATGGTTCATGAATTTTACTGAACGTCTAATGCTATGTGGTATCATGAATTGATTACTTCCGTGTCATGTCTGATACCTCCACTTTGGGTTGATGGGATtgacaattttttgtttttaaaacagGTATTCAAGGGTTTATATGATAATGCATCAAACAACATCCATGTCTCTGCTCATCTTGCAATTCTGACTGCCATTCGGGATGTTTGCAAACTTGCTGTGAAGGAGCTTACTAGTTGGGTATGTTTTGTTGAACTCACAAAAGTTGCCATGAGTTGAATGTTCTATACattgttataatttaatttttgacgATTCTTAACTTACATTTTGTAATGTTCTGTATTCTTGATAAAATTGCATATTGTGATAAAATATTGGTGttctctttttttaaatttgacagAGTAGGTAACTTCTGTTGTttgttgataaagaaaaattcaTTTGAAGATGAGAAACAGTAAATGATTGTTACCAACACTCCCTCCTGTCTCCtataaaagaacaaataattaatttatcaagACCAATTAAAGTAGTGAAGCTAGTTAGTTATAATTACTAAtgaagtatatttattttttattccgAAATCCATAGAATTCAATGATTTAAGTGATTATATTAAATGACACCTAATATTCAAACAGTTACACTTgctctttaatttgttttaaactGTCCATTCTGTACTTCTTGTAGGTAATTTACtcagaagaagaaaggaaatataACAAAGAAATTACTATTGGGCTCATTCGTAGTGAATTGCTAAATCTTACCGAGTACAATGTTCATATGGCAAAACTTATTGATGGAGGAAGGAACAGTATGTCCAAAGAAATTGCTTTTTAATTGCTTTACTTTCTTCTGTGCTACTATTATGAAGCTACTTACTGGATGAATGTGCAGAGGCTGCAACGGAATTTTCCATTTCCCTTCTTCAAACCCTCGTTATCGAGGAACCTAAAGTTATTTCAGAACTTCACAATCTTGTTGATGCTTTGGCTAAGGTTTGTATTTGTACACGAATCTCTACATTCGTTACTGTACCCTCTATTcctaacaatattttatttttcagcttGCTACAAAGCCTGGATGCCCTGAGCCATTACCACAGCTTCTTGAAATGATCAAGAATCCTGGTGCTTTATCATCTAGCAATGCTGGAAAGGAGGATAAGGCAAGACAGTCAAGAGACATTAAGGTCACAAGAGCAATGTGGTTCAGCTGCCACTATTGTTCATGCACTTTTTGTCTTCTCTTCTGGTTTATTATCTGTTGTTGCTTTTGGTTTTCCTGAAATCTGGATTTTTCTTTAACCATTTAAAAAACAGGTTCCTGGTCTGCTACCTGCAAACAGGGAAGAGTTCAACAGCGTGGATTCTATTGAACCAGATCCTGCTGGGTTCCGGGAGCAGGTATCACCTTGAAATTGATAGATAAGTTTGGATATTGGTTGCTTGGCTATGGTACTAATTGTGCTAGATACTGACCATAACTGCTCCACAATTTGATTAAGTTATGCTTTTGATGCCTGCTTATTGTAATGTTTTATTGATTAATTCATGTATGTGTTAGCTACACCTTAGAATTGCACTCAaaattatgattgttttttttatgcCTTTGTAAGATCTAGAAGCTTTGGGAATAAAAGGGTGAGCACAATATGAGagttctataatttttttttttacattttggaTAGTCAGCTTAATAAAGTGCCTAtgtataagttatttttatatttgagtggaaaataaaattaacctGTTTTCATATACTATTTTGGAGAGCTAATTCATTAATGAAATAAACTTAGAGACATATCATAAGTTATGTTATATTTCAAGTCCACATAAACTGTAAAGTAAGTCTTTCAAAACACACCCTTGTAAAGTTATGcaaaaataaatggaaaattcAGTGGCTCCTTTTAGGCTTAGGAAATGTCATGTAGAGCCAATTGGAAACCCTTAAATCTGATACTATTGCATTTCataaaagaaaggagaaaatatattttgcaaGATATGGTTATTCTGATTTTGTAAGAGCAAATATTGTGCAGCATGCTGAGTTGCATGTAGTTTCATAAACTGAttagttttttttcctttgtttcttacctttcatttttcctttgtttagTAAAGGGTTATTGGCATAAAATCTTTCCTTAATTATGTATGTGTTGGGCCAGAGACAAACTTTGAACTGCTAATACTGACTTATTTTATGCCCAAATTGTAGGTTTCCATTTTGTTCAAAGAATGGTATAGAATATGTGAGCTTCCTGGTGCCAATGATACAGCTTCTACCCACTTCATCTTGCAATTGCATCAGAATGGGCTGCTGAAGGGTGATGATCTTACAGACCGCTTTTTCCGGCTGTTACTGGTGTGGCTTTTCTTTCATCATGCTGGTTATTCTTTTCTACTGATGACCAGGATTGTCAGTGTAACCTCTTTCCTTGTGCTTTTTTTCCAGGAGCTTGCTGTTGCGCATTGCTTATCCACTGAGATGATTAATTCAGGGTCACTACAATCCCAACAGCTACAGACAATGTCATTTCTTGCAATTGATATTTACGCAAAGCTTGTCTTCTCAATCTTGAAGGTTGTTAACtgtctatctttttcttttctagtttCATTTTTGAGTTTTTAGCATCTAAGCTGTTCTGTTGGTTGTTGGAACAGGGATCAAACAAACCCTTTCTTTTATCCAAGGTGTGTAATAAACGAAAATTTGAACGCAGTCTTTCTATCTCAAGGGCTTtattaaatgtataattttagtCTAATACTTCCCATTGCTTTATGATAGATTCTGGCAGTTGCTGTCAGATTCATTATAAAAGATGCAGAGGAGAAGAAGGCATCTTTTAATCCAAGACCACTTTTCAGATTATTCATCAACTGGCTTCTAGATCTTGGTTCACTTGAGCCTGTTACTGACGGTGCAAATCTCCAGGTGTTTGtcactttcatttattttaacaatttattatttgtttattttttgggTACAAGCGTGGGTTCAAACTTTTAATAACCGTTGACATTGTTGATATATGTGTAAATTTGAAACTGTCAGAATTTTATCAGCAGATGGTTTTATTATTTGCTGTAATCACCCGTCAATTAAactggttttgtttgtgttgatttttaTTGCTTTTGCCAATGCATTTCAACCCTCTTTCCATCAACCAATAAGCTTAGAACATGCATGCGTGTTTGACTAATACCACTTCATGAATTGCAGATTTTGACTGCTTTTGCCAATGCATTTCATGCATTGCAGCCCCTCAAAGTTCCTGCGTTCAGGTTAGTAATGCCCACTTGTGATTCATAGTTTGCTGTATTTTGGTTTAAGGATAATGTTGTAATGGGATGCTATTTTATTGTGATGCACactttttaattgtttgtgttCCGCTCTTATGGAATTGTTGATGTTGCTGAATTCATTTAAGAATTccaaatcactttttttttcgaGAGATTTAAACATTGTTGATTAGGGATCATGTACTTCTAGTTTACTTTGTCAGATATTTGACTCTTTTGCGGTGGAAGTAAAGAGGTTGTATATTTGACTTTCGGGCTATATGTTAAGTAAAATGTTGAACGGGCTCTGAATACatcagaaatttaaaacacATTAACTTTGCTTGTGAATTATGTTAGAATTTGGGTTGATTATATATCAGTCACTTAATGCAATTTCAAAATTGAGGCACATATGACCCAAGAATACATTTTAACTCCAATCTGAGCAGACATTCTTTGACATGCTCCTCATTATTGTTTATGGTATGACTAATTTTACCGATTTTACTATTGGAAGGTGGATCTCTATCTAAATATAATGTGTAGATCTCTATCTATGTAAAATGTGTGTCTTGCATGTCTGTTTTTGGGCAAGACAAATATCCACCTGTAATGAATTTACCATATTGTAATATGTCCTCTATACTGGTTTGAATTTTTCCACGTTCTTCCTGTATCATTCTTCTAGACTTTGGGCAAATGTTTTGTACCTTTGATGAGTGAAATACAAAATGTAATAGTTTTTTTAGAATGATTATGTATGTTAATTGTCCTGATGCTTGTATTTATCATTTTGAGTGAGTATCTTTATTTAAACTCATTTGATTGTAAAGTCAACATTAGCtctttaatcaatatatatttatagattctGTAAAGTCTACAAAGTCTATTTCACACACACAtcgtttgattttgtttttataacttAGTTCCTTTATGGGCATGTTTCTTCAGTTTTGCATGGCTTGAGCTGATAAGTCACAGGAGCTTCATGCCTAAAATGTTGACTGGTAATGGTCAAAAAGGTTGGCCTTATATCCAAAGGTTGCTTGTAGACCTGTTCCAATTTATGGAGCCTTTTCTGAGGCATGCTGAACTTGGAGACCCGGTTTGTGTCTATCTATGCCtgaattattttctttcattggaAATTCTAAGAAATATCTGATttcttttgttataaaaatatattatccgATAATTCTTAGGATTTCTAACAGCTTCCAACTGGGTCTATGTACAATAATGCTTCTTACATctacacttttttttcttttaattttgttgtgatCAGGTCCGTGTCCTCTACAAAGGGACACTAAGGGTGCTCTTAGTGCTACTTCATGACTTCCCCGAGTTTCTATGTGACTATCACTTTACCTTTTGTGATGTTATTCCTCCAAGCTGCATTCAGATGAGGAATATCATTCTAAGTGCATTTCCACGGAGTATGAGGCTGCCTGATCCATCTACTCCTAATTTGAAGGTCTTAGAATCTCTTGTTACCCACACACCCCCAAACGTTTTGTTAAGGTTAAGGAGCATTAAGTTGATGTTACTGCTTGTGCTTTTCTATGCAGATTGATTTACTTCAGGAAATTACCCAATCACCCCGCATTCTTTCAGAGGTTGATGCTGCACTTAAAGCAAAGCAGATGAAGGCAGATGTAGATGAATACCTTAAGGTCCGCCCTTCCCTCTTTGAATTTGCTCTGTTTTAATAGTTGGTTTGCTATGTTATAATTCTGTAGAATTATCATGTTTAATGCATTTGTTGCTCGTCAACATGTGAGTTCTTTTTGGTcaagattttctactttttatttcCTAAACTGATTCACTCCAATCCATTTTTACTTTGCTACATTTTACTCACAAGCTTTCAATCATTTTTTTGGCAGACAAGGCAACAGAGTTCTCCATTTTTGTCTGAACTGAAGGACAAGATGCTTCTCGCACCCAATGAAGCTGCCTCTGCTGGGACTCGATACAATGTGCCGTTAATCAACTCTCTTGTGCTATATGTTGGAATGCAGGTACTTTAATGGGAAAATTTTAAGATTGCCATTTTAAATTGGAGTTTCGAAGTTGCTGAGGTTTTTTTGTTCTATCTAAGCATGCTAGATCGTATTTTTATGATCACAATGCAAAGGtctaaatattgtttttttggTATAACAGGCAATCCATCAGCTTCAGGGTCGGACTCCCCATACACAATCTTCAGCAAATGCTTTCCCCTTGGCCGTATTTTCTGTTGGTGCTGCATTGGATATTTTCCAGACACTCATTGTGGACTTGGACACTGAAGGCCGCTACCTTTTCCTAAATGCCATTGCCAACCAACTGCGTTACCCTAATACCAACACACACTACTTTTCCTTTATCCTTCTTTACTTGTTTGCGGAATCAAACCAGGTACACCTAAACTTGTGCTATGCCTTTTAACTTTAGCTATATCAAACATACTTCCAATTACTAATTAGCTATATATTCATGTTTTGACATAGCAGGAAGTTATCCAAGAACAAATCACCAGAGTCTTGTTGGAACGCCTAATTGTTAACCGTCCTCATCCCTGGGGCCTCCTCATTACCTTTATTGAACTCATCAAGGTTTTTTCTTCGTATTTTTGTACATATTGCAGTTTATTAATCAAATTACTTCTCTTATctctttgtaattttttcttgtCATTTGGCAGAATCCTAGGTATAACTTCTGGAACCGGAGTTTCATCAGATGTGCGCCGGAGATTGAAAAACTTTTTGAATCTGTTTCAAGGTCTTGTGGAGGTCCAAAACCAGTGGATGATAACATGGTGTCCGGTTGGGTCTGAATGTCTTTGCTAGTTTGTGTAGGTTAGAGAGTAGTTAACCCTAACCATGTTAGTTAGGATCATTTCCTCAGTTGTAATCTAACACTCTGTTTCTACATTGTATATCTTGTATTAGTGAAAATTCTTTCTCATGGCTTTTAATTGTTTCTCCTGGAATATGCATCTGGTTTCTtctatacaaaaatttacacttataataattttcaagagtttaaaacttttaataaaaatatatatttttaaactttatcgtta harbors:
- the LOC108347373 gene encoding uncharacterized protein LOC108347373 isoform X5, coding for MMTLPHSLPSMSNFSSNQIRFLLTTLNEVNFDSVFHQLCQFTEFGTTGCILLLQTCLDHYGYARRDTKDLQHEPILGAVIKYLLDKPNFSTVFSESMKNMEINESFLENFCNGLQLSLLEKIIISLALSDSENSDFRLCGKTFCMAQIEELCANPGSLSFHEQIHGIIMFLKQSEGLSKHVDSFMQILSLVEFKATPPFVLTPLLPDEMHEADFLRNMELFHDSGENDFDAILADIQKEMNMGDIVKELGYGCTVDVSQCKEIFSLFLPLTEHTLSKLLGAIACTHTGLEDNQNTYVNFRAAHGYNVSELPPLNSWNIDVLIDTVKHLAPHTNWVSVIENLDHEGFFLPSEEAFSFLMSVYKLACKEPFPLHAVCGSVWKNTEGQLSFLKYAVSAPPEMFTFAHSGRQLAYVDAINGHKLQNGHPNHSWLCLDLLDALCQLAEKGHASVVRSILDYPLKHCPEVLLLGIAHINTAYNLLQQEVSPIVFPLIVKSAVGSGMILHLWHVNPNLVFRGIIDSQNNDADSIIRIVDICQELKILSSVVEIIPSHYSIRLAAVASRKELLDLEKWLSSNLITYKETFFEECLKFIKDAHFGGSQNLSGKSFHPSSGVLSLYAETTATVLKVLKSHNDLVATRQLSEELERLHISIIDSNPRLQNGGAGDSSTSDGYADDIEAEANSYFHQMFSDQLTINAMVQMLARFKESTVKREKSIFECMIANLFEEYRFFPKYPERQLKIAAVLFGSVIKHQLVTHLSLGIALRYVLDALRKPADSKMFLFGSLALEQFVDRLIEWPQYCNHILQISHLRSTHSEIVAFIEQALARISSGHSDGDGQSHASVITNHHSAQATLGHVELGGSTVIQPGQQHLSLQLQQRRENPLDDRHKASVGSSTDVKPPLSSLGQSSVLPTDASNTNKLHSSVSTSSMLSSSSPGFVRPSRGPTSTRFGSALNIETLVAAAEKREIPIEAPGSEVQDKILFIINNVSATNIEAKAKEFTEILKEQYYPWFAQYMVMKRASIEPNFHDLYLKFLDKVNSKALNKEIVQATYENCKVLLGSELIKSSSEERSLLKNLGSWLGKLTIGRNQVLRAREIDPKSLIMEAYEKGLMIAVIPFTSKVLEPCQSSLAYQPPNPWTMGILGLLVEIYSMPNLKMNLKFDIEVLFKNLGVDMKDVTPTSLLKDRKREFEGNPDFSNKDVGASQSQMITDIKSGLVPPVNQVELPLEVTNPSNAGAHPHMLSQYAGPLHMSSGALMEDEKVTPLGLSDQLPSAQGLLQATPAPTPFSLGQMQPQIPNIGTHVIINQKLSGFGLQMHFQRAVPIAMDRAIKEIVTSIVQRSVSIATQTTKELVLKDYAMESDETRILNAAHLMVASLAGSLAHVTCKEPLRASISGQLRTSLQNLNIANEILEQAVQLVTNDNLDLGCAVIEQAATDKAISTIDTEIGQQLSLRRKHREGMGSTFFDANLYPQGSMGGVPEPLRPKPGQLSLSQQRVYEDFVRLPWQNQSSQSSHSMSAGVAAQSGNTGLPSTNGSVSGQVNPGYPVSTGYEGVSRPLEDITESNLAPHFSASSIHIRASDSVSQHSLEKESVASFPSAASTPELHAVDSSDVKESGTSQSLVTSGAMERLGSSFLEPSLTTRDALDKYQIVAQKLEAMVSTDSRDVEIQGVISEVPEIILRCVSRDEAALAVAQKVFKGLYDNASNNIHVSAHLAILTAIRDVCKLAVKELTSWVIYSEEERKYNKEITIGLIRSELLNLTEYNVHMAKLIDGGRNKAATEFSISLLQTLVIEEPKVISELHNLVDALAKLATKPGCPEPLPQLLEMIKNPGALSSSNAGKEDKARQSRDIKVPGLLPANREEFNSVDSIEPDPAGFREQVSILFKEWYRICELPGANDTASTHFILQLHQNGLLKGDDLTDRFFRLLLELAVAHCLSTEMINSGSLQSQQLQTMSFLAIDIYAKLVFSILKGSNKPFLLSKILAVAVRFIIKDAEEKKASFNPRPLFRLFINWLLDLGSLEPVTDGANLQILTAFANAFHALQPLKVPAFSFAWLELISHRSFMPKMLTGNGQKGWPYIQRLLVDLFQFMEPFLRHAELGDPVRVLYKGTLRVLLVLLHDFPEFLCDYHFTFCDVIPPSCIQMRNIILSAFPRSMRLPDPSTPNLKIDLLQEITQSPRILSEVDAALKAKQMKADVDEYLKTRQQSSPFLSELKDKMLLAPNEAASAGTRYNVPLINSLVLYVGMQAIHQLQGRTPHTQSSANAFPLAVFSVGAALDIFQTLIVDLDTEGRYLFLNAIANQLRYPNTNTHYFSFILLYLFAESNQEVIQEQITRVLLERLIVNRPHPWGLLITFIELIKNPRYNFWNRSFIRCAPEIEKLFESVSRSCGGPKPVDDNMVSGWV